A part of Carettochelys insculpta isolate YL-2023 chromosome 1, ASM3395843v1, whole genome shotgun sequence genomic DNA contains:
- the CSF2RB gene encoding LOW QUALITY PROTEIN: cytokine receptor common subunit beta (The sequence of the model RefSeq protein was modified relative to this genomic sequence to represent the inferred CDS: substituted 2 bases at 2 genomic stop codons) — MALVCTSHYSSLPISVTHRPHCDVFPLAESLPMQNLSCYNDYTSHISCTWQESKAARHFLQLSLHHKDNLKNESTKIPCEPQGAEGLPVGQDANQWWSCCMNHTAFGIGVKDKYSFKPDRLLQAKLNVSLFQNVQPLTPQKLQVNVTEAGDFLLAWEAAGGRNGSRWLQNALEFEVAYKREWERWENSSSVSVTNASHFLLRRDVLVPGNTYVARVRSKPSRSGGWSGQSSEWSTSASWRSQEGDEAQPKNLRCLFNGVDRLKCSWEVRREVSSSVLFTLFYTATSLSEEAECFPVREEDVPGRLYLFQSCEINVTNPSSLSQYLINVRPKEEEKLIEAYKNIKPLPPVNISVTKVKDQEYKLRWTKQTLSYEYIGQRYEFMYWKTDDDSLENAQFISISNDAPPFIFTLNMLEPSTCYTGKMRARVEVHSLAYNGPWSEWSEECTWETESVRSPLILPLLVSVFTIMLVAFGCWCYTVLLRKKKKWEEKIPNPGKSQLVQSYLQKTPLGILLPSSQLDFSKQSLSEKTDLASCVQVLDGPTKVGSAELPEAMAERMMCFSSALDPQNPYQTLEATAPAPRPSDPAGCHPSQASSQSSQLATQGSRAKVAASQAPLSCFDFNGPYLHLPHRLSLPEVPQLGKAAPMNTKGRLLSLEYVSLPQDAHSQTLPVEEERKAAQLCPVSLPTREEMKQTPAGGPEMPHGPSAGGQVAHRDTDGQRSPPAATLNNPCQKWPMGYVTTEGLSQMSASNSAHPCPVLALPEGAVSAAGVVMSSPCPPHATQHTPSPEKPGDIVPVPSPASATPSEASSYILFPKGLHGAPEPTGVSSPILLEGVDFGKAESMQEGNVVMFNADGTEPVFLRQVGEYCFFPGLRPEEKTPVGEKGPLADQASDANEAFGKPPGDGRSVNGKQEPAVQMQAIQLFKALKCDDYFALPLXAGXEAATRTKELGKNYERPGEYKREDEWTKIPPLETCCLSLSPLFVSQIQAEKNT; from the exons ATGGCATTGGTGTGCACCTCCCATTATTCCTCCCTGCCCATCTCTGTGACCCACCGGCCACACTGTGATGTCTTTCCCCTTGCAGAGAGCCTCCCGATGCAGAACTTGAGCTGCTACAATGACTACACCTCCCACATCAGCTGCACGTGGCAGGAGAGCAAAGCGGCACGTCACTTCCTCCAGCTGAGTCTTCACCATAAGGACAACTTGAAAAA TGAAAGCACAAAGATCCCATGTGAGCCTCAGGGAGCTGAGGGGTTGCCAGTTGGCCAGGACGCCAACCAATGGTGGAGCTGCTGCATGAACCACACTGCATTTGGAATTGGGGTGAAAGACAAGTACAGCTTCAAACCTGATCGATTGCTGCAGGCCAAGCTGAATGTCAGCCTCTTCCAGAATG TCCAGCCCCTCACACCTCAGAAGCTCCAGGTCAATGTCACAGAAGCAGGTGATTTCTTACTGGCTtgggaggcagctggagggagaAACGGAAGCCGCTGGCTGCAGAATGCACTGGAGTTTGAAGTGGCCTACAAGAGGGAGTGGGAACGCTGGGAG AACTCTTCCTCCGTGTCAGTCACAAACGCCTCCCACTTCCTCCTGAGGCGTGATGTCCTTGTTCCGGGCAACACCTATGTTGCTCGTGTGCGATCCAAGCCAAGCCGAAGCGGTGGTTGGTCTGGACAGTCCAGCGAATGGAGCACTTCTGCGTCCTGGAGGTCCCAGGAAG GGGATGAGGCTCAGCCCAAGAACCTTCGCTGCCTCTTCAATGGGGTGGATCGGCTAAAGTGCAGCTGGGAAGTGAGAAGAGAGGTCAGCAGCTCAGTCTTGTTCACGCTCTTCTACACAGCCACATCTTTGTCAGA AGAGGCGGAATGCTTTCCAGTCCGAGAGGAGGACGTGCCTGGCAGGCTTTACCTGTTCCAGAGCTGTGAGATCAATGTCACCAACCCCAGCAGCCTGAGCCAGTACCTCATAAATGTGCGACccaaggaggaagagaaactgaTTGAAGCCTACAAAAACA TCAAGCCACTTCCACCTGTCAACATCTCAGTGACAAAGGTGAAAGACCAGGAGTACAAGCTGAGGTGGACAAAGCAGACCCTAAGCTATGAATATATAGGCCAGAGATATGAATTCATGTACTGGAAGACCGATGATGACTCCTTGGAG AATGCACAGTTTATAAGCATTAGCAATGACGCGCCTCCCTTCATCTTCACTCTGAACATGCTGGAGCCCTCCACATGCTATACGGGAAAGATGAGGGCGAGGGTGGAGGTGCACAGCTTAGCATACAACGGGCCCTGGAGCGAGTGGAGTGAGGAGTGCACGTGGGAAACTGAGAGTG TCAGGTCACCACTGATTCTCCCACTGTTGGTCTCAGTCTTCACCATCATGCTCGTAGCATTTGGCTGCTGGTGTTACACAGTTCTACTCCG TAAGAAGAAAAAGTGGGAAGAAAAGATCCCAAATCCTGGCAAGAGTCAGCTGGTCCAGAGCTACCTCCAG AAAACACCACTTGGGATTCTGCTGCCAAGCAGCCAGCTGGACTTCAGCAAGCAGAGCCTTTCTGAGAAGACAGACCTGGCCAGCTGTGTCCAAGTGCTGGACGG ACCGACGAAGGTTGGTTCAGCAGAGCTGCCTGAAGCCATGGCTGAGAGGATGATGTGCTTCTCCAGTGCACTGGATCCACAGAATCCATATCAGACTCTGGAAGCGACAGCTCCTGCTCCACGTCCGTCAGACCCAGCTGGCTGCCATCCGAGTCAGGCCAGCAGCCAGTCCTCGCAGCTCGCCACGCAAGGCAGCCGTGCCAAGGTCGCCGCTTCTCAGGCACCCCTGTCCTGCTTTGACTTCAATGGTCCATATCTGCACCTCCCTCACAGGCTCTCCCTGCCTGAAGTTCCTCAGCTCGGGAAAGCTGCCCCAATGAACACCAAGGGGAGGCTACTGTCACTGGAGTACGTGTCCCTGCCCCAGGACGCCCATTCCCAGACCCTACCagtggaggaggagagaaaagcagctcagctctgccccgtCTCACTTCCCACTCGGGAAGAGATGAAGCAGACACCTGCTGGCGGGCCAGAAATGCCACACGGCCCGTCAGCAGGGGGGCAAGTGGCACACAGGGACACTGACGGTCAGAGGTCACCACCCGCTGCCACCTTAAACAACCCCTGTCAGAAATGGCCAATGGGGTACGTCACCACAGAAGGTCTGTCACAGATGTCTGCAAGCAACTCCGCCCATCCCTGCCCTGTTCTGGCCCTGCCGGAGGGCGCGGTCAGTGCTGCTGGAGTGGTGATGTCCAGCCCATGCCCGCCCCATGCTACCcagcacacccccagccctgagaaACCTGGTGACATTGTTCCAGTTCCATCTCCAGCATCAGCcactccttctgaagccagcAGCTACATTTTGTTCCCCAAGGGTCTACATGGTGCCCCAGAACCCActggtgtctcctcacccatccTATTGGAGGGGGTTGATTTTGGAAAAGCAGAGTCCATGCAAGAGGGCAATGTGGTCATGTTCAACGCTGATGGCACAGAGCCAGTTTTCCTACGCCAGGTGGGAGAATACTGCTTCTTTCCTGGTCTCAGACCCGAAGAGAAGACCCCTGTGGGTGAGAAGGGTCCCCTGGCTGATCAGGCATCAGACGCCAATGAGGCATTTGGAAAGCCACCCGGTGATGGAAGATCTGTGAATGGCAAGCAAGAGCCTGCAGTTCAAATGCAGGCCATTCAGCTCTTCAAAGCCCTGAAGTGTGACGATTACTTTGCTTTGCCTTTGTGAGCAGGATAGGAAGCTGCCACTAGGACCAAGGAGCTGGGCAAGAACTATGAGAGGCCTGGTGAATACAAGAGAGAAGATGAATGGACGAAAATTCCACCATTGGAAACATGTTGTCTCTCATTGTCCCCACTGTTTGTCTCACAAATCCAGGCAGAAAAAAACACATAA